DNA from Onthophagus taurus isolate NC chromosome 2, IU_Otau_3.0, whole genome shotgun sequence:
GAAATGTTGCTTCCATCTCTCCATTTCACTTGGTACTTCTCCTTCTTTGCTGCTACACACGCTGTTTTTAGGCTAATACCCCAATTTCCATCTTAATTGTCCTGTCGAATTTCCCCACTATCCTCTTTGCGAAGTTCCTCTGTATAAATCTTGTATTTCTCTGCATCATCCTCATCCACACTTCATTCTTCTCTTCTACAACTCTCTTACACTCTGCATCGTACCATTCCACATTTCTACAATTCGTTCTTGTGCCTTGTTTAATCCTAATTCAAATTAAGTGCACATGAGCATTTAAAAAGACTCCCACCGCGatgcataaaataaaaaatatcatttctcctattatttcaaaaaacatgttttctCCTCtgctattttaatataaaaatagtgtttcagtacaattttaaaaattaattatcaaaGATTTTGTTATGAACCTTCTTAATGTATAGTAAAATCATATTgtgataaaaaattgttataaaacttttattaagttttttaaaaatgtattaattgaaaatgcAATAATTAACAAGagtttgctttaaaatttatattacctCAGGTTGACTAGTTTATTGTTATCTATGTTTTAGTATGTGCagtatttattatatcttatcaaaaaaaaatcttatttccGATCGCTTCATACGACGATTTTTTGGCTTAACAAAAGACTAAGCAATTTGATCCACTTGTAATTAAGAAATACTGTagattataaacaaaatcacAGAATGATACACGAAGGAGAAAACTTAAGAAGTGTAatgtaatattttcatttttaatccaTTGATTGtacgatataaaaaatattaaacttgTGATTTTAGAATATTTAGAGATAGGAATTTGCATCAGCCACGTGCTTCCAAGTATTTTAGTGACGTCGAAGGATCAAGGTTTCAGAAAAATATGGGAAATGGGAAATTTAagctcaaaatttttataaatatgatcctttttgtaatttttaatattagcaACTGCCAAATAGATTAAGTCTCGATCCAAAGATCAACTTACTTAATAACGCGTGTTCAATAaagtaaaatctaaaaaaggTATTATTTTACAGGGTGTCACAAAAGTTCGTTAGTACGGTATTTCTGTTGTTAAAAACAGAATGGAAGCACATACAGACATGAAATTggcataaattttattcaaacaaTAATGTACAATCAAAATTTGTACAGGTCCGCAGATGCTTGAGGAATGCAGCCTCTGTGGCGGAGATGTACTCAACGACGAAATTTCAAGGGCGCTCTTCAAACTGTCGGGATTTTTGTGGGGAGTAGTACAGGCCTTGCTGTGAAAACAGAAAAGTCGAGGAGGTTCAAATCAAGCGAGTAGTGAGGTGGAATAATGGCTATAAAATCGGTCCTCCATCACTGCTGAACCACCTTAGCCTTGTGCGCTGGCAATAAGTCCTGTTGGAATGTCCAGGGGTGAAACTAGCTCCATGGAAGCACTTCTTCCATCAGATCTCATCAAGGCAGTTCTGGGAATTGACCTGATCCACAGAAATTATCTCGGTGGAAGTCCCTCTGGCCCAAATCATGACTTTGAGCAGCATGAGCCTTTCGGGAAACGCTCGTTCGCTTCTTGAAGCGTTAGCACAAGAAGTTTGCTCAATTGTGAGTAACATTTCGTCAGTGTCTTTGAACTCCGTCACTGAGAAGCGTTTTTTGAAGTTCGCGACATCTCTGAAGGCTGTTCCGCCAAAGTGTGAGTCTTTTGCATCTTGATGCTACGATGTTTGACGATCCTGGGCAGAGATTCACGGATGATATTCAGCTCCTTAGCCATTTTCTGGGACCTCTCATGGCATTTTGGCGGAACTTGTCCCAGATGCGCTTGACCATGGTGGGAGTCATGGTAGTCTTTGGTCTTCCACTTATGGGATGATCCTCGATGCTACCAATCTCCTGATAACGACGCATTGTACATTACATTGGATCTATACGATCTCCTAAGTCACCATACAAAGCACTAACAATAAGAACAATAATTACAATATCGCAAAATTAGGCTGTCGAACTTTTGTGGCATTCTGTACTTTTTTGAacacattattaattaatttactattAATGACTATGAAAATAAAGTCAAATCAAAAACCAAGTTAAGTGCATATTAACTTTATTGGTTTTTCAgcaaatttgttatttagtGCTAattccaaagaaaaaattttatcacatttttaacataataaaacaatattattaatacttGAAAGAAAAAGCTTAGGaacatatcaaaaatatatataaaaaaactcacTTGAGAATAGTGTACATTCCATTAGATTAGAAAATACTTtatgttttttgtattattggcatttttattgttaatatctGAAAGTTcaatatatcaaaataacaaatattaatccactaaataaagcaaacttctttttaatttccttacCTTTGTATCAGTGTTAAAAACACAAACAACTTCATCTTCTTGAATAAAAACGGGAATGAAAACAtccaaaagatattttttatactttgcCTCAAGAATAAACCTATCATCGTTCATATCCAACGTTAATTCCTTTGAAGATGTCTAAAAACaaatacttaataaaattcaaaaccaacaaataaataaatcatacaatttttggtaattttacttctgcaaataaatttttgtcgTCATCAAACCTTTGGTACAATCGATACTCAGGAGTGGCATAAACATCATCACCTTCTAAAACTTGAATTCCAACTTTATTTTGATTCGCTCCATCAAGTTTTTTTATCCCCATTTTCTCGTCAATTTCTCTCTGTTGGACTCTATGCGCTTGTAAATTTCCAAAGCATTtcttattctttaaaattaatctttcaTCGGTGGCGTAAACTCCATTTTTGTTAGCGATGGCTTCAAAAATAACGGCCACaacaaaattagtaaaaagttggcttttttccatttttacaaaaaaatctttgttaaTCGCCACATCGATTACTTTCACATTTTCGCCTTTTTTATCTACATCAGTTCGAATTTCAGCTATACTCATCGGCACACGAAATTCGACACTTTCATCGACTTCTGTGTTAAGTATTTCGACAAGTTCGGATTCGGTGATATCTTTTGGTGGTGGAATTGAATCTGTTTTGCAGacatttataaagatttttgtgTCTGAACcaatttcttttgatttacagcaaaaaccttcaaacaaattataattatttaattttattacgttaataacacattttatttttttgaaaagtgattatcattgtttttgttattatctaTGATGGTTAAAACGTGCGTTGAGTGATACAATGCATTTATTACCGGGTTTATTATAGTTAAAATAATCCTGTCATTTATCTTTGAACCTTTCTAAGTAGTtgacaaaaaatgaaaaatatgtttattataaaattgggaaaaatgatcgataatcttgataacaaaaaaatttgtgtgTGTTGCGGAAAAGGAGCAGATGTTCATATTTACATTTGGGTGATAAATTGTGTTCGAATTCAATAAAATTGGATAAAAATGAGATACccacataaatatttttgataaaaatggtaaattttaaatgtcaacgacaaaaatgttttaatagtgTTGTGGGAGTGTTGCggaaaaaatcgatttgtaGAAATTGTTTACTTCCTTTACAccatacaaattataaattcaaattataaataactggtttttatagaattttataaatgttgttttgtaaaaaatgagataaacattttttaattaaacaaaatgtaccgTGACTTCCGTATTAAGTGCTCAatcgaaataataattaggTACTATTTTAGTAATTTCAAACAGCATCACAGACATCACAATAGTATTGTAACTCTATAATTTTACGCTACCGATTACGAAACGTTGAAAATTGCCGAGgaattcttaataattataaaatcgcAACGTTGAAAACATTATAATCTGTGttcaattaaataaacctTCAAGAGAGgcattactttatttttagctatTACACATTTCTCAAATATTCAGAGATTTCATGAAACTTGGAGCATtaggaataataataataataaattcgtGGTTGGTTATCTGGGCgtaacttattattttttcccacattattttaaaacagttattttgacaatttttgcaGCGATATACGATTAGCGTAATGCTATACCAATACTGTggtattggttgcatacttgcaatgatgacgtcggttacgataattaattaacacactgtatatacagggtgagttattagtattCCGGTGGTCGATAGTTACTAAACCGTttgaaaaccaaaaaaatattttataaaaaagttgtttgactcatcactttctattacataaaattattttaacttatacAGGGTGCTTCATTTAAGTGTAATGGAGAGTacgtcaatttatttaaatggaacaccctatttattttatcatataatGGATACaactaaataatttatttatacaaccGTATCTGTTACTATTTCACAGCAttcatagttcctgagatattcaattgttctTTCAAAATGTGCCCATTGCAGGatcagataataatcaaataaaaatatgcaattgtTCTGCCATATAATTTACAACTTCAGAGAAAATAAGATGCACATGTTAAGAGATACCTCAAGATCTTTTATACAGCGCATTAATGCTTGTAGAAGAGAAAATGGGCGGCATTTTGAACTTTTCAGGAAAACTATTAAACTTAGatatatgacatacttatcattaattaaagggaacTTGATGAACAATTCAACTAGcatataatatacaggtgttctatttaaaaaacttatgaaaaagccatttgaaaaacatcaaaagtaactaaactttatggacacgctgtatagcgtatctaatatctttgggTACTATCATTTACCTATTAGATTTGACAATTATCTGACATAGTTTCaaggaaaaattggaaaaaaatgtcgtttttacatcgtttttaaaaagatgctgcaatggacacattttggaaaaacaattaaatatcttaagaactatgAATGCTAGTTAGTAGCATATAGGgctgtataaacaaatttaatgctaTTCAAGTtcgataaaatatacaggtgttccattaaaaaaaaatagtataggttgagaatcacctgtataacaacccaacccattattttttaataaccccTCAAAACTACTAAATGTGTTTTGCCGCACCTTGTATAACAAAGCCATTACGAATATTTTCATATCCATTCTCTAATGAATTCCAATTTATTACACTGTCTGCTACATAGGAGTCTCCCGAGCAGTTTATGAAATGCATATCatcacactttttaatttgattgcCTATCGACACATAAtggacaatttaaaaatagcaGCATATAAAAATGCTAGAATACTGACATGTTTATAATCATGTTCATTTAAtacgataaaaaataattattacaactTAGGTTGTTTCAGTTTATAcgaattaaatgttttaatcaaacaGCGTGATCTTTATCTCATCTATTAAGAGTTTAAATAGAGTAATAGTTCAACAACCACCTTGACATATGACTCTTCAGCTAACATACTctttaatagtatattaaaaaacaagtttcgtaagacacgcttgaaatgcatgaattcaagtttaaaagttttaaatgaaactttaagtcttatgaaacgtgtttttaatgctattttttgtaattcgcgggtttatcctttttttttaataaaaataaaataaattttgataatgtaggcaaataggtatgtagcagttggtaacaccgttgAATTGTCAAAACTCAAAATGTGTTCAcctgaaaaaatgtttcatgtacacctctcaaaataagagaaattgctcaaaGATCAATTTCCTCATCATTATAGACCTTGTATTCGACgctaaaaatgtgttaaacatctacagtgatacaataaagtctacatacaccccagaaaatgataatatctcagcCCCTGAAATGTAaatcaatgaattttttagatattagaagtctatattattttaatacaaagtcGAAAAGCAGTAGATTTTAGgcttctagtgatagtgcaaaactagagctaacttTAGatctagaagtagaaacattcggctttagccgcacgtctctcaagacggctaaaccagaattattctagttctaggtcttctgttagttctagtgatagtgcaaaactagaactaacactaaatctagaactagaataattcggatttagccgcacgtctctcaagacggctaaacccgaattattctagttctaggtcttgtgttagttttagtgatagttctagtgtaaaactagaactaacactaaacctagaactagaaagttcaTGTTCATGATACTAGAACTAGAtactttctaggtctagtgttagttctagttttaaatatgcaataaaaatatgcaacgtaatgatatcttatgctaactacgCTACTTACCACTgtatctagaactaacattacacCTAAAAGTAGAaatattcaggtttagccgttttaagagacgcacggctaaacggaatgtttttagttctaggtctagtgctagtgtagtctagttttatttggtACTCAACAGAtacttgtatatttttattgagctataacaGACACTGATAGACTTGTTTTAGgactgtatgtagacttttttgagttaaagatatgattatgttttatgttccccttgattaataataacttatatagtttttatgaaaaatatggACTTCTTAAtgttctattaaaaaatttcattgaattacatttcgGGAGCTGAGATATTACCATtttcacattgacaactagaaaaattaatgacccaatatCACTaatttgaactggttccataaaatgttactaaaatctcattacagcatcagatgctgtaaggagtcttattacagcacccgtttgagtactgtaatagtTTTCATTACcatcgcgaattacaaaaaaactttataaactATTTTTCGTCACAATCTTAAAGGATTTAACATTTATTAGGTTGAAATTGATTAGGTTGAAATTGAAGTTAATATCCATTATACCAGTTTGTTTAATgtgatagaaaaaatttttcgaattttgttatCATCAGAGACAAAAGTCATTGTATCTTACAGGAAattaacatcgaaaatataaagctgtgaacaaattaaaattattactgtcacaaaatttacttaaaatacatgtaaaaattcatttacaaAACTTTAAAGATTTAACTCCGCATGGACATCTTTTGTGGTAGATGTTACAAGATGGTCTGAGATggtcaatataaataaaccagtaaaagtacaacaaaattcgaaaaattttttctatcacatttaacatttaaatgtaaactCTCTAAATGTAATCTTATttcaatcgattttttggGAATATTTTATCGTGGATCACAAAGCGGTTTCTTTGTTTATCCTTGAAACTCCGTTATTCGAAAACAAATTGTTCAAGCGTATACCGCAGTCTAGCgcgtttaaatgttaatttagtttgaGTTGAGACGCTTCAAGAGAAGTCTCTCTCTATTATGCTTAATAAACTTTTGTTGAAGTGAGAcgttttgtgtttattttcttatatttaacGTGAAAAGttgttgttataaattataatatcaaagttgtttttaaaatggaGTCAAAAAATGCTAAGCATTTTAAACGGTATGAAAACATAAcgtttgttttataaataatgaaaatataatCATTCCGGGGAATTTATGTggtataaatagaa
Protein-coding regions in this window:
- the LOC111413485 gene encoding PIH1 domain-containing protein 1 codes for the protein MPKRSFLEVDDTLIGRNLKFTEPELNEFNEPFRVPGEQYPSKIIQPTPGFCCKSKEIGSDTKIFINVCKTDSIPPPKDITESELVEILNTEVDESVEFRVPMSIAEIRTDVDKKGENVKVIDVAINKDFFVKMEKSQLFTNFVVAVIFEAIANKNGVYATDERLILKNKKCFGNLQAHRVQQREIDEKMGIKKLDGANQNKVGIQVLEGDDVYATPEYRLYQRFDDDKNLFAEVKLPKITSSKELTLDMNDDRFILEAKYKKYLLDVFIPVFIQEDEVVCVFNTDTKILTIKMPIIQKT